One segment of Ipomoea triloba cultivar NCNSP0323 chromosome 12, ASM357664v1 DNA contains the following:
- the LOC115998246 gene encoding protein S-acyltransferase 8-like: protein MAKPLRLYQAWKGKNKFLLNGRLIFGPDARSLIVTLMLILVPVVIFCTFVARKFLHQFQESSAGYVIMTVTIIFTIYVLLLLILTATQDPGIVPRNSRPPDEILNYDSSASVEAGGKTLPRTKEVIVNGLIVRVKYCETCMVFRPPRCSHCSVCDNCVERFDHHCPWVGQCIGKRNYRWFFLFVSSTALLCAFVFSMSALHMKFVVDEYGTVWRAMKESPASLVLMAYCFVSLWFVGGLTGFHLYLISKNQTTYENFRHRADNRINVYNRGCVNNCIEVLCTRIEASKNNFQGYVNEECAKPPRIHEAAAVDNSEDRRRVKVEDDVDIGDDLLKISQRRNSEEEISDVRSRGSDTTPHKSPELDFAALGLESSSRSTYHSSLGRRLNYLAS, encoded by the exons ATGGCCAAACCCCTGCGCCTATACCAAGCCTGGAAAGGAAAAAAC AAGTTCCTTCTCAACGGGAGGCTGATATTTGGACCAGATGCTAGGTCATTGATAGTAACCTTGATGCTCATCCTCGTCCCAGTTGTTATCTTTTGTACTTTTGTTGCAAGGAAGTTTCTGCACCAGTTTCAAGAAAGCAGTGCTGGATATGTGATTATGACAGTGACAATCATTTTCACAATATAT GTCTTGCTGCTTCTGATTTTAACTGCAACACAAGATCCTGGCATTGTTCCTCGTAATTCTCGTCCCCCAGatgaaatattaaattatgATTCTTCTGCCTCTGTTGAAGCTGGTGGAAAAACTTTGCCCCGAACCAAAGAAGTTATTGTCAATGGTTTAATTGTGAGAGTTAAGTATTGCGAAACATGTATGGTGTTTCGTCCTCCAAGGTGCTCTCATTGCTCTGTATGTGATAATTGTGTGGAGCGATTTGATCACCATTGTCCTTGGGTGGGCCAATGCATTGGAAAG CGCAATTATCGGTGGTTCTTCCTCTTTGTTTCTTCAACAGCCCTGCTGTGTGCTTTCGTGTTTTCAATGTCAGCCTTACATATGAAATTTGTTGTGGATGAGTATGGAACTGTTTGGAGGGCTATGAAAGAATCACCAGCATCTTTGGTATTGATGGCCTATTGCTTTGTGTCACTCTGGTTCGTTGGCGGTCTCACTGGGTTCCATTTGTACCTTATAAGCAAAAATCAG ACCACATATGAGAACTTTCGGCATAGAGCAGACAACAGGATCAATGTGTACAACAGGGGTTGCGTGAACAATTGCATTGAAGTATTGTGCACAAGAATTGAAGCTTCAAAAAACAATTTCCAAGGATATGTGAATGAAGAATGTGCAAAACCCCCCCGAATCCACGAAGCAGCAGCAGTAGATAATTCTGAGGATAGGAGACGAGTAAAGGTAGAAGATGATGTTGACATTGGCGATGATCTTCTGAAGATATCCCAAAGACGCAACTCTGAAGAAGAGATCAGTGATGTTAGAAGTAGAGGCAGCGATACAACGCCTCACAAGTCTCCTGAACTTGATTTTGCTGCATTGGGTCTGGAATCCTCCTCCAGATCAACTTACCATTCTAGCTTGGGTAGAAGATTGAATTACCTAGCTAGCTGA
- the LOC115998448 gene encoding iron-sulfur assembly protein IscA, chloroplastic isoform X3, whose product MAFSAAFRCPSSPSLCRAPKISAISSSPPPPSSICFRSSPSSINRQKFPSIPLASVQAAGEVAPAISLTDNALKHLNKMRAERNEDLFLRIGVKQGGCSGMSYTMEFERRENARPDDSIIEYNGFVIVCDPKSLLFLFGMQLDYSDALIGGGFSFKNPNATQTCGCGKSFAAEM is encoded by the exons ATGGCCTTCTCCGCAGCATTCCGTTGCCCCTCTTCACCATCTCTTTGCCGCGCGCCAAAGATCTCTGCAATTTCTAGCTCTCCTCCGCCTCCATCTTCAATCTGTTTTAGGTCCTCTCCTTCAAGTATCAATCGCCAGAAATTCCCCTCTATTCCATTGGCTTCGGTCCAAG CAGCTGGAGAAGTTGCTCCTGCGATTTCCTTGACAGACAATGCTCTGAAACACCTGAATAAGATGAGAGCTGAGCGGAATGAAGATTTGTTTCTTAGGATTGGTGTCAAGCAAGGAGGATGCTCTGGTATGTCTTATACAATGGAGTTTGAGCGCAGAGAAAATGCTAGACCAGATGATTCTATCATTGAGTACAATGGCTTTGTCATTG TTTGTGATCCGAAAAGCCTTCTCTTCCTCTTTGGGATGCAGCTGGACTACAGTGATGCACTCATAGGTGGAGGATTCTCTTTCAAGAATCCCAACGCCACACAAACATGTGGATGTGGTAAATCATTTGCAGCAGAAATGTGA
- the LOC115998448 gene encoding iron-sulfur assembly protein IscA, chloroplastic isoform X1, which produces MAFSAAFRCPSSPSLCRAPKISAISSSPPPPSSICFRSSPSSINRQKFPSIPLASVQAPAAAGEVAPAISLTDNALKHLNKMRAERNEDLFLRIGVKQGGCSGMSYTMEFERRENARPDDSIIEYNGFVIVCDPKSLLFLFGMQLDYSDALIGGGFSFKNPNATQTCGCGKSFAAEM; this is translated from the exons ATGGCCTTCTCCGCAGCATTCCGTTGCCCCTCTTCACCATCTCTTTGCCGCGCGCCAAAGATCTCTGCAATTTCTAGCTCTCCTCCGCCTCCATCTTCAATCTGTTTTAGGTCCTCTCCTTCAAGTATCAATCGCCAGAAATTCCCCTCTATTCCATTGGCTTCGGTCCAAG CACCAGCAGCAGCTGGAGAAGTTGCTCCTGCGATTTCCTTGACAGACAATGCTCTGAAACACCTGAATAAGATGAGAGCTGAGCGGAATGAAGATTTGTTTCTTAGGATTGGTGTCAAGCAAGGAGGATGCTCTGGTATGTCTTATACAATGGAGTTTGAGCGCAGAGAAAATGCTAGACCAGATGATTCTATCATTGAGTACAATGGCTTTGTCATTG TTTGTGATCCGAAAAGCCTTCTCTTCCTCTTTGGGATGCAGCTGGACTACAGTGATGCACTCATAGGTGGAGGATTCTCTTTCAAGAATCCCAACGCCACACAAACATGTGGATGTGGTAAATCATTTGCAGCAGAAATGTGA
- the LOC115998448 gene encoding iron-sulfur assembly protein IscA, chloroplastic isoform X2 has protein sequence MAFSAAFRCPSSPSLCRAPKISAISSSPPPPSSICFRSSPSSINRQKFPSIPLASVQAAAGEVAPAISLTDNALKHLNKMRAERNEDLFLRIGVKQGGCSGMSYTMEFERRENARPDDSIIEYNGFVIVCDPKSLLFLFGMQLDYSDALIGGGFSFKNPNATQTCGCGKSFAAEM, from the exons ATGGCCTTCTCCGCAGCATTCCGTTGCCCCTCTTCACCATCTCTTTGCCGCGCGCCAAAGATCTCTGCAATTTCTAGCTCTCCTCCGCCTCCATCTTCAATCTGTTTTAGGTCCTCTCCTTCAAGTATCAATCGCCAGAAATTCCCCTCTATTCCATTGGCTTCGGTCCAAG CAGCAGCTGGAGAAGTTGCTCCTGCGATTTCCTTGACAGACAATGCTCTGAAACACCTGAATAAGATGAGAGCTGAGCGGAATGAAGATTTGTTTCTTAGGATTGGTGTCAAGCAAGGAGGATGCTCTGGTATGTCTTATACAATGGAGTTTGAGCGCAGAGAAAATGCTAGACCAGATGATTCTATCATTGAGTACAATGGCTTTGTCATTG TTTGTGATCCGAAAAGCCTTCTCTTCCTCTTTGGGATGCAGCTGGACTACAGTGATGCACTCATAGGTGGAGGATTCTCTTTCAAGAATCCCAACGCCACACAAACATGTGGATGTGGTAAATCATTTGCAGCAGAAATGTGA
- the LOC115999815 gene encoding UDP-rhamnose/UDP-galactose transporter 6-like, protein MSSAVKDEKKAIIDTAAWTFNIVTSVGIIIVNKALMANFGFSFATTLTGLHFATTTLMTVILKRLGYIQDSNLPWSERLKFVLFANFSIVGMNVSLMWNSVGFYQIAKLSMIPVSCLLEVVLDSVRYSRDTKLSILLVLLGVAICTVTDVSVNAKGFIAAFIAVWSTALQQYYVHFLQRKYSLGSFNLLGHTAPLQAASLLLVGPITDKWLTDKSVGAYHYTLSSVLLIILSCTIAIGTNLSQFICIGRFTAVSFQVLGHMKTILVLILGFLFFGKEGMNIQVVLGMGVAIVGMVWYGNASSKVGGKERVQAVARNEPKAEAEGEEKGLLGSTEVDEKV, encoded by the exons ATGTCTTCCGCTGTCAAGGATGAGAAGAAGGCGATTATTGATACAGCCGCATGGACGTTTAATATTGTTACTTCTGTCggaattattattgttaataaaGCCCTAATGGCTAATTTTGGCTTCAGCTTTG CTACAACCTTGACTGGTCTACATTTTGCCACCACTACACTGATGACTGTTATTCTTAAGAGGCTTGGATACATCCAGGATTCCAATCTTCCGTGGTCTGAGCGCcttaaatttgttttgtttgcaAACTTCTCAATTGTTGGAATGAATGTGAGTTTGATGTGGAACTCTGTGGGATTCTATCAG ATTGCAAAGTTGAGTATGATACCTGTCTCATGTTTATTGGAAGTTGTGCTGGATAGTGTGCGATACTCAAGAGACACCAAGCTAAGCATTTTGTTGGTTCTCCTGGGTGTTGCTATCTGTACAGTTACTGATGTAAGTGTCAATGCAAAGGGTTTTATTGCTGCCTTCATTGCGGTTTGGAGCACTGCTTTGCAGCAGTAT TATGTACACTTTCTTCAACGGAAGTACTCACTAGGATCTTTCAATTTATTGGGGCATACTGCACCACTACAGGCTGCATCTCTGTTGTTGGTGGGCCCGATCACAGATAAATGGTTGACTGATAAGAGTGTAGGTGCCTATCACTATACTCTAAGCTCAGTG TTGTTGATCATCCTTTCATGTACAATAGCAATTGGGACAAATCTCAGCCAATTCATCTGCATTGGCAGATttactgcagtttcatttcaagtGCTTGGACACATGAAGACCATTCTTGTGTTGATTTTAGGATTCTTGTTCTTCGGGAAAGAGGGTATGAATATACAAGTTGTGTTGGGAATGGGTGTCGCGATAGTAGGCATGGTTTGGTATGGTAATGCGTCATCTAAAGTTGGAGGAAAGGAGCGGGTTCAAGCAGTAGCTCGCAATGAACCTAAAGCTGAAGCTGAAGGTGAAGAAAAGGGGTTGTTAGGATCGACGGAGGTTGATGAAAAAGTGTAA
- the LOC115998290 gene encoding protein SLOW GREEN 1, chloroplastic codes for MGSSSITRLPLYLHSNLNQNRSFSFLIFQNSPKPFSLLNPVRTPKTLRYSAIPTSKSKSALNLTPEKRISTFISEKLVILALGSFVFLGGLRVGAAVAQPVQESSGVEAGKQKAEAQSGGSEEMIYVKLLEKDPRDVEALKMIVNVMMKKGKTKEAVKYVERLIEVQPREVEWRLLQAFCYEIMGQLTKAKRLFKEILKQEPLLLRALHGLAMVMHKNLEGPAVFEMLNGALEVAHREKRVNKERNIKILIAQMHVVKGDLEEALEKFQILVQENPRDFRPYLCQGIVYSLLDKKKEAEEQFEIYRNLVPEEFPGRGFLDDVMLAAKTESKEQLEKEFKAEYSYSYKS; via the exons atGGGTTCTTCATCTATCACTAGATTGCCCCTCTATCTTCATTCAAACCTCAATCAAAATCGAAGTTTCTCCTTCCTTATTTTCCAGAATTCTCCAAAACCCTTCTCCCTCCTCAACCCTGTCCGCACCCCCAAAACCCTTCGCTACTCCGCAATACCcacatcaaaatcaaaatctgcATTAAATTTAACTCCAGAGAAGAGGATTTCCACGTTTATCAGTGAGAAATTAGTGATTTTGGCTCTTGGGTCATTcgtttttttggggggtttaAGGGTTGGGGCAGCGGTGGCGCAGCCGGTTCAAGAAAGTAGTGGGGTTGAGGCCGGGAAGCAAAAGGCGGAGGCCCAGAGTGGCGGAAGTGAGGAGATGATATATGTGAAGCTGCTGGAGAAGGACCCCAGAGATGTGGAGGCTTTGAAGATGATTGTTAATGTGATGATGAAGAAAGGGAAGACGAAGGAGGCTGTTAAGTATGTGGAGAGGTTGATTGAGGTTCAACCTAGAGAAGTTGAGTGGAGACTGTTGCAGGCTTTTTGCTATGAGATAATGGGGCAATTAACCAAGGCTAAGAGATTGTTTAAGGAAATATTGAAGCAAGAACCTCTATTGCTTAGAGCATTGCAC gGTCTAGCAATGGTTATGCACAAGAACCTTGAAGGTCCTGCTGTATTTGAGATGCTGAATGGTGCTCTAGAAGTTGCTCATCgagaaaaaagagttaataagGAGAGGAATATAAAGATATTGATTGCACAGATGCATGTTGTAAAG GGAGATTTAGAGGAGGCTTTGGAGAAGTTTCAAATTCTTGTTCAAGAGAACCCAAGAGATTTTCGCCCTTATTTGTGCCAG GGAATTGTATACAGTCTCCTTGACAAAAAGAAGGAAGCTGAAGAGCAGTTTGAGATATACCGCAATCTCGTACCCGAAGAGTTTCCAGGGAGAGGGTTCCTTGATGATGTAATGTTGGCTGCAAAAACTGAATCTAAGGAACAGCTAGAGAAAGAATTCAAGGCTGAATATTCATATTCGTATAAAAGTTGA